The following coding sequences are from one Capsicum annuum cultivar UCD-10X-F1 chromosome 3, UCD10Xv1.1, whole genome shotgun sequence window:
- the LOC107864024 gene encoding ABC transporter C family member 8, translated as MASAHAVQLGKIMWMCGEFSWGSLCIHRAIVDTSNLSLVCLFLLVLLVKKIRLVSGYRRNWMAIGISVCCALVSIVYFGLGLWKFINSKDGGVSHLSWLQCSVCGLIWITLTVSLLIQVSKWIQILICSWWVIFFLLSSTLNIEVSMKTHSIPLLDLVTWLVTFLIFFYALSIFHHIISQSSSNQSLLEPLLADRRDDKQISIGQASLFGKLSFSWINGLLGLGNSKTLALEDIPCLGSEDEAVLAYEQLSPEWKSLQREDHRNNSEGLLIKAIARVYWKQMVLAGALVFLRIMAVVISPLMLYAFVAYSSSETRTFVEGVLLMGCLVVDKLVDSISSRHFYFYSRRVGMRIRSALMVAVYQKQLKLSSLGRRRHSTGEIVNYIAVDAYRMGESLMWFHTGWSSGLQICLAVGVLFGVVGLGAIPGLVPLIICGLLNVPFAKILQKCQTEFMIAQDKRLRFMSEILNSMKIIKLQSWEENFKNSIDSHREDEFKWLAETQFKKVYSTLLYWMSPTVVSCGIFLGLVFFRSAPFNAATIFTVLAALRSMSEPVRMLPEALSAVIQVKVSFDRINSFLLEDEIKPDVVTFPLGDSDHSVCIVGGHFTWDPQSPNALLSNLNFQARRGQKIAVCGPVGAGKSSFLYAILGEIPKTAGTVHVYGSIAYVAQTAWIQSGTVRDNILFGRSMDENKYHEAVKVSALDKDIDSFDYGDLTEIGQRGLNMSGGQKQRIQLARAVYSDADIYVLDDPFSAVDAHTAATLFNDCVMTALKNKTVILVTHQVEFLSEVDQILVMQGGQITQSGSYNELLITGMAFEQLVNAHRDAVAGLDPLTYKVEHEPYSGQGNELEETDKPYIVREDSQKEVTSKPGIQLTQEEEKETESAVWKIFLDYVVISEGPLFLCCNILAQAAFVALQAAASYWLAVAIKSSKISHIMVIGIYTSVSLLSTLFVYLRSIFAALLGLKASKAFFSGFTNSIFNAPMQFFDSTPVGRILTRASSDLSVLDYDIPFSYAFVMAAGMELLATIGIMASVTWQVLLVGIIATVGSKFVQEHYQPSAQELMRINGTTKAPVMNYATETSLGVATIRAFGVVDRFFKNYLTLVDADAKVFLFSNGAMEWLVLRTEALQNITLFIAAFLLVSIPKGHISTGLVGLSLSYALALTSTQVFLSRWYSNLANYVISAERIKQFMHIPPEPPAIVEDNRPPSTWPTKGRIDFLDLKIKYRPNAPLVLKGITCSVLEGTRVGVVGRTGSGKTTLISTLFRLVEPYSGQVIIDDINICSIGLKDLRSKLSIIPQEPTLFKGSVRTNLDPLGLYSDDEIWKALEKCQLKDTISILPNLLDSSVSDEGENWSMGQRQLFCLGRVLLRRNRILVLDEATASIDSATDAILQRIIREEFFNCTVITVAHRVPTVIDSDMVMVLSFGELVEYDQPSRLMQTNSSFAKLVAEYWSSSRRSSLQSSLQKLDTYH; from the exons ATGGCTTCTGCACATGCTGTTCAGCTTG GAAAAATCATGTGGATGTGTGGAGAATTCAGTTGGGGCTCATTGTGCATCCACAGAGCAATAGTAGACACCTCGAATCTCTCGTTAGTTTGTCTTTTCCTTCTGGtcttacttgtgaaaaaaatcaGACTTGTTAGTGGTTACAGGAGGAATTGGATGGCTATAGGAATTTCTGTTTGTTGTGCTCTTGTAAGCATTGTGTATTTTGGTCTCGGTTTATGGAAATTTATTAATAGTAAAGATGGCGGTGTTAGTCATCTAAGTTGGTTACAGTGCTCTGTTTGCGGGTTAATTTGGATCACTTTAACTGTATCATTGCTTATTCAAGTATCCAAATGGATCCAAATCCTGATTTGTTCTTGGTGggtcattttctttttattgagtTCCACTCTCAATATTGAAGTTTCCATGAAAACACACAGCATCCCTTTACTGGACCTGGTGACATGGCTAGTcactttcttgattttcttttatgcCTTAAGTATCTTTCATCACATCATTTCTCAATCCTCTTCCAACCAGAGTTTGTTGGAACCTCTACTAGCTGATCGACGCGATGACAAACAAATTAGTATAGGACAAGCCAGTCTTTTTGGCAAATTGTCATTTTCTTGGATTAATGGTTTGCTTGGCCTAGGAAACTCAAAAACATTAGCTCTTGAAGACATTCCTTGTCTAGGATCTGAAGATGAAGCAGTCTTAGCCTACGAACAACTGTCCCCTGAATGGAAATCTCTCCAAAGAGAGGACCATCGTAACAATTCAGAGGGCTTACTCATTAAGGCCATTGCAAGAGTTTACTGGAAACAAATGGTTCTTGCAGGAGCATTAGTATTTCTCAGGATTATGGCTGTTGTAATTTCTCCATTAATGCTATATGCATTCGTGGCTTATTCAAGTAGCGAGACAAGAACCTTTGTTGAAGGTGTTCTCTTAATGGGATGTTTGGTTGTTGACAAGCTTGTTGATTCTATTTCTTCTCGACACTTCTATTTCTACTCGAGAAGGGTTGGTATGAGAATAAGATCGGCTCTAATGGTGGCAGTTTATCAAAAACAGCTCAAGCTATCAAGTCTAGGAAGGCGTAGGCACTCAACTGGAGAGATAGTGAACTACATTGCTGTGGATGCTTATCGGATGGGAGAGTCTCTGATGTGGTTTCACACAGGATGGAGCTCTGGCCTGCAAATATGTTTAGCTGTTGGTGTACTTTTTGGAGTTGTAGGGCTGGGGGCAATTCCAGGGTTAGTACCCCTAATTATCTGTGGGTTGCTGAATGTGCCATTTGCAAAGATACTTCAGAAATGTcagactgaatttatgattgccCAAGATAAACGACTCAGGTTCATGTCTGAGATTCTCAATAGTATGAAGATAATCAAGTTACAGTCCTGGGAAGaaaacttcaagaactcaattGACTCACATAGGGAGGATGAATTCAAGTGGTTGGCTGAAACTCAGTTTAAGAAAGTTTATAGCACTTTATTGTATTGGATGTCCCCAACAGTCGTCTCATGTGGAATCTTCTTAGGACTTGTCTTTTTCAGAAGTGCCCCATTTAACGCTGCTACGATTTTCACTGTGTTGGCAGCGTTAAGGTCCATGTCAGAACCTGTTAGAATGCTACCAGAAGCGCTGTCAGCCGTGATTCAAGTCAAAGTTTCTTTTGATAGGATAAACAGTTTCCTACTTGAAGATGAAATCAAACCAGATGTAGTGACATTCCCTCTGGGGGACTCAGATCATAGTGTTTGTATAGTAGGTGGTCATTTCACCTGGGATCCCCAGTCACCTAATGCATTGCttagtaatttaaattttcaagcaAGAAGAGGACAAAAGATTGCAGTTTGTGGGCCAGTTGGGGCTGGGAAATCATCTTTTCTATATGCCATACTTGGAGAAATACCAAAAACTGCAGGAACA GTACATGTATATGGATCCATCGCTTATGTCGCTCAAACGGCTTGGATCCAGAGTGGAACAGTCCGTGATAATATACTGTTTGGGAGGTCAATGGACGAAAACAAGTATCATGAAGCAGTAAAGGTATCTGCTCTAGACAAAGATATTGATAGTTTTGACTATGGTGACCTCACAGAGATAGGTCAGCGAGGGCTGAATATGAGTGGGGGACAGAAGCAGAGGATTCAACTTGCTCGAGCTGTATATAGTGATGCTGATATCTATGTTCTTGATGATCCTTTTAGCGCCGTAGATGCACACACAGCAGCAACTCTTTTTAAT GATTGTGTTATGACTGCTCTGAAGAATAAAACAGTTATTCTTGTTACTCATCAAGTGGAGTTCCTCTCTGAGGTTGACCAAATTCTG GTAATGCAAGGTGGACAAATTACCCAATCAGGAAGTTATAATGAGCTATTGATTACTGGGATGGCCTTTGAACAACTTGTGAATGCTCATAGAGATGCTGTAGCTGGACTTGATCCTCTGACCTATAAAGTTGAACATGAACCTTATTCAGGACAGGGGAATGAGCTAGAAGAGACTGACAAGCCTTATATTGTACGAGAAGACAGCCAAAAAGAAGTTACATCAAAGCCAGGaatacaattgacacaagaggaagaaaaagaaactgaaagtgctGTATGGAAGATCTTCCTAGACTATGTTGTAATTTCTGAAGGACCACTCTTCCTTTGTTGCAACATACTTGCTCAGGCTGCCTTTGTTGCTTTACAGGCTGCTGCAAGTTATTGGCTGGCAGTTGCAATTAAAAGTTCAAAAATTAGCCATATCATGGTTATTGGTATTTATACTTCAGTGTCATTACTTAGCACACTTTTTGTGTACCTCAGATCTATATTTGCAGCTCTCCTGGGATTAAAAGCATCTAAAGCCTTCTTTTCTGGTTTCACAAATTCTATTTTCAATGCACCCATGCAGTTCTTCGACTCTACCCCAGTTGGACGGATTTTGACCCGG GCTTCATCAGATTTGAGTGTATTAGATTACGACATCCCATTCTCTTATGCATTTGTGATGGCTGCTGGAATGGAATTGCTTGCAACAATTGGAATTATGGCCTCAGTGACATGGCAGGTTCTCCTTGTGGGCATCATTGCTACAGTAGGCTCAAAATTTGTTCAG GAACATTATCAACCCTCTGCCCAGGAGCTAATGAGAATCAATGGGACAACAAAGGCTCCTGTTATGAATTATGCTACTGAGACATCACTTGGAGTTGCCACAATAAGAGCATTTGGCGTGGTAGACAGGTTCTTTAAAAACTACCTTACACTAGTCGATGCAGATGCAAAAGTCTTTCTTTTCTCCAATGGAGCAATGGAGTGGTTAGTTTTGAGAACCGAAGCACTTCAAAACATCACTCTATTCATTGCTGCTTTTCTCCTAGTTTCAATCCCAAAGGGCCATATCTCTACAG GGCTTGTCGGACTCTCTCTTTCTTATGCATTGGCACTTACCAGTACTCAAGTTTTCTTAAGCCGATGGTATAGCAACTTAGCTAACTATGTTATTTCAGCTGAAAGGATCAAACAGTTCATGCATATACCTCCTGAGCCTCCAGCAATTGTGGAAGATAATAGGCCACCATCGACATGGCCTACCAAGGGTAGAATAGATTTCTTGGATCTTAAG ATTAAATATCGTCCAAATGCTCCATTAGTTCTCAAAGGGATAACTTGCTCCGTCCTCGAGGGGACTAGAGTAGGAGTTGTGGGAAGGACAGGAAGTGGCAAAACGACACTTATAAGCACCCTGTTTCGCCTGGTGGAACCTTACAGTGGGCAAGTTATCATAGATGACATTAACATTTGTTCTATAGGACTCAAAGATTTAAGGTCAAAACTCAGCATCATCCCTCAGGAACCAACACTTTTCAAGGGGAGTGTTCGAACAAATTTGGATCCTTTAGGTCTCTATTCTGATGACGAGATATGGAAG GCTCTAGAAAAATGCCAACTTAAGGATACAATTAGTATACTGCCAAACCTGCTAGACTCCTCAG TCAGTGATGAAGGCGAAAACTGGAGTATGGGGCAACGGCAACTCTTCTGTTTAGGCAGGGTCCTCCTGAGAAGGAACAGAATCCTAGTATTGGATGAAGCAACTGCCTCTATCGACTCGGCCACTGATGCCATTCTGCAGAGAATTATAAGAGAAGAATTCTTCAACTGTACAGTAATAACTGTTGCCCACAGAGTTCCTACTGTCATAGACAGTGACATGGTCATGGTCCTTTCTTTTG GCGAGCTTGTGGAGTATGATCAGCCCTCAAGACTCATGCAAACCAATTCTTCTTTTGCTAAACTTGTGGCAGAATATTGGTCCAGCAGTAGAAGGAGTTCTCTTCAGAGTTCTCTTCAGAAACTGGATACCTACCATTAG